A segment of the Carya illinoinensis cultivar Pawnee chromosome 1, C.illinoinensisPawnee_v1, whole genome shotgun sequence genome:
GCCTAAAATCATCTTAGTTTGATCAAGTCAgaatataccaaaaaaaaattcaataatcctTAGCCCACTCATGTTTGTAACAGTCTCTTTgtggatgttcactcctcatagaATCAGTAATGCCAAAGTTCaggtgagtgtgtgagtgagtatacttatatcatagcatgttatgagctttccccctttttttttttattgctctcttttgtgttatatttttgatacctttgttcaaagaaaggtaatatatatttttttataaagatgctcactagagtttgtttcttgaccttaaaagtcaaactttatgctagggcctagatacatatgcatctcctccaaacactagtttgtacaccacctttgttcatgttggttgctcatctttttccacaatgattggagcaacgattttttctgtaagaactcaaggtgatagatccgtgtagggtgtttgtctttttccgcaatgaataaacaccgactttttctatatggatcactctttgtgtttggcaagaagagagctctttaaagaagtactaggttcaactagttttagtcaattcaaggcatgaactccctctTGATGAgcatccctttttttttaaaaaaaatgcttacaTATAGGTTCCTCACAGTGCATAAAGATGAACTTTGCCAAAAAGACCTATAGGGTTAGTACACTTAAAGAGAGCTGCACAAAGAGGAGTAACACATAAGAtcagaaaattttttgaaagcAATTCCATACATGCTCAACCTGTGATGTAATAAACATGtaccttaaaaaaaatacacaacccagttttttataagattttttttttaaaacagaaaaaaaactgaaacatttatgcttttaaagataggaaaaaaaacgggaagaaaagaTCCCAAACTAGTAGGATAGGAAACTCTCACTTGGGATCACATATACCAATGGCTTTTCGTAAAAACTCAAATCTAAGTCCATCCAAAGGTTTAGTAAACAAGTCAGCCAGTTGATGTTCAGTAGGCACATGTTCCATGGATATAATTTTAGACTCAACCAagtctcttataaaatgatgtcgaatatcaatgtgcttggtccgaGAATGCTGGACAGgatttttggaaatacttatagcactagaattatcacaatatattgtcatagtgtcttgagaaaaaccataatcatcaagcatttttttcatccataatagctgagtacaacaactccctgcagctatgtattcagcttcagcagtggataaagaaatagaattttgcttTTTACTCATCCAAGCTACAAGATTTCCACCTATATAAAAACATCCACCCGTAGTACTCTTCCTATCATCAGCAttcccagcccaatcagcatccgaatagccaacaagtgtaagattagtgtcttttgagtaccatatcccataatcaacagtggcattaagatattttatgattctttttactgcagtaagatgggattctttaggattagcttgaaatctagcacatACACCAACACTGAAAGCTATATCAGGTCTACTTGCtgtaatatataaaagacttcctatcatgcttctatagagagtgggatcaatatttttacctgtggagtcattgctgatttttgctgaagtgctcatgggagtccgagcattgctttttccttccattccaaacttttttacaagatctcttgcatatttagattgtgaaataaatattccttctttacattgttttacttgaatacccaagaagaaatttaactcaccaatcatactcatctcaaattcagatttcatttcatttgcaaagttatAAGCAAGAGATTCAAGTGTtgctccaaaaacaatatcatcaacatatatttgaGCAATTAAGAGTTGTTTACCTGATCTTCTTATGAATAAGGTCCTATCAGCTTGTCCTCTAACAAAATCATGATCAAGTAAGTAGGCAGTCAatctttcataccaagctcgaGGTGCTTGTTTCAGTCCATACAGCGCCTTCTTCAACCTGTAGACATATTCAGGGTAGAGATGGTTAACAAATCCTTTTGGTTGGttgacatatacctcttcttgtaacactccatttaggaaggcactcttgacatccatttgatataatttgaagtcTAGATGACAGGCAAGTGCTAGTAGAATGCGAACAGATTCTAACCGGGCCACAGgagcaaatgtttcatcaaaatcaatcccttCTACCTGTGTGTAACCTTGTGCAACCAGCCTTGCTTTATTTCTCACAATAGTACCATGCTCATCGGATTTgttcttaaagatccacttagtcCCAATTATGTTAGAATTTTCTGGTTTAGGAACTAACTCCCATACATCATTTCTAGTAAATTGATGTAGTTCTTCATGCATGGCGTTGACCCAACTTTCATCATTTAGTGCTTCTTCGACTTTCTTGGGTTCAACCTGTGACaaataacacacaaaagaaacctGATTTAGTACTCTTCTTCTAAGTCTCATACCTTCTTCTAGCTCACCGAGAATGTTTTCTTTAGGATGATTTTGAGTtattcttgaagaaggttctttgatttgtggattttgtggtgttttCTCTATATTATCTTCCTCATTTTGCACTTGTAAGTCTTCTCCACTGGTCTGCCCCAGTTCCTTCATATTCTCAAGCTCCTTCATGGTAGTTTCTGCTGAAATGTCATCCACAACTACGTTAATTGATTCCATAACAGTTTGTGTACGtaagttgtaaactctataagccttactatttgaggaatagccaagaaacaatccctcatcacttttgctttcaaatttatgattgtTTTCTCTGTCTTTTAGAATATAACACTTGCTACcaaaaattctgaaatactttaccgtaggccttttatttttccacaaaccGTAAGGTGTTTGATTGGTGCCGGGTCTTAGAACCACTcgattcaagatatgatttgctgtattcacagcttctccccaaaaatataaagccaTCTTCTTGTTGCTTAACATTGTTCGTGCCATTTCTTGGattgctctatttttcctttccaccactccattttgttgtggagtgataggtgcagaaaattcttggtgtattccctgttcatcacaaaaagaagtaaaattagtATTCTCAAATTCTCGACCATGATCACTGCGTATTCTAGAGATAGAAACTTCCTTCTCTATTTGCAGTTTCTTGAACAGCTTTTTGGCAAGATCAAAAGCTTCAGATTTTTCTCTTAAGAGCATTATCCATGTGAAccttgaaaaatcatctacaatCACCATGATATACTACTTTCCTCCAAGACTCTCAGTTTGTGTGGGacccatcaaatccatatgCAATAGCTCAAGAGGCCGAGAGGTAAGAATATAAGAAATCTTCTTGTGTTGGGCTCTAGTTTGCTTTCCTTCTTGGCATGCTCCACAtactattttcttcacttttattACCTTGGGCagtccatcaataatttttctttttgagatttttgacaaatttttaaaattaatatgcccAAGGCGTTGATGCCATAATTCAGCTTCATCAAGTGTGACTCTATGACATTTCTCCAATGGTTCTGgagaaattccataacaattGTCTGTAGTTCTAGTACCTTTTAAAACCCATTCTCCACCTTTATCATATAGGTTGCACGCATCCTTTGAAAACTGCACAGAAAAATCATTGTCACAAAACTGACTAATGCTAAGTAAATTAGCTTTCAaaccattaacaaataaaacatcatgCAACACAGGTAGTCCTGGTATTTCAATACTCCCTTTCCCTTCTATGACAGCCTTGCTCCCATCTCCAAAAGTCACGGTGCCTCCATGAGatgcttcaatttttttaaataagtttttgtctCCAGACATGTGCCTAGAACAGCCGCTGTCCAGGTACCACAGACAATCTTCCTTTGATTTCAGTGCTGTGTGAGCAACAAGACATACTGTATCTTTCTTTCTCACCCATTTTGTCTTGAGTATtgacttgtgtttttctttgttttgaaggcAAATATCTGCTAGTTCCCCAAGCTTAAGATTTATGAGACTGATTTGTTGACTTATGTCATCAACTTGAGTCTGTAggctcttctcttttctttttccttcagatTTCTGCACTTGATTCAAGTTAAAACAATGTGGTCTTATATGACCTATTATTCCACACTTATGACATGTAGGGACAAATTTATCAtgcagattttttgaataaactggcttaagttcagcatgattttgaaaactcttaccttgacttcctttaacaaaaacaatacctttGGAGGTTGTAGCAGCGGATGATGAggcagatttttcttttcctttagaaGTCGTGTATCCTAGACCAGTTCTGTCACTATTCATTTTTTGAAGACTcaacatttcttctaatttttgtgttgccgttttttcttcaacctttttcaattcctTTTCTAGTGCAGTATTTTGATTTTCTAACCTGGCTATTTCATTCTCAGAGACTTTTAAAGCTTCAGACAGGTTGTTTTTCTCACTTTCCATATCAGTGAACTTTTTATAcaacttcttgttgagtttctttaatttaatcacttcttcacacacatcattgtaagcctCCTGTAAACTTAGTTCTTGATCAGCCTCAACAACTGATACATTTGAATCACTGTATTCacaactactttcagattttgtcagTGTAATATcaggaaaatcattcacaatagtagagaaagccataaaagatttttcatcatCAGAGGAGGAATTTTCAGaatctgaactatcactaagtgtgacattcaatgctttccctttgtttttcttgaagtttggaCATTCAACTCTAATATGACCAtacccagaacattcatgacactgaactttatcttttttctcagttttttcttttttccaattttcagtttcatttttcttagcaaaaacattttttctttgtttttgtttaccactttctttattaaacatgaactttctgaattttctagcaagtaaagcaatctcttcatcattcagactttcttcatcagaaatatttttatagttttcttctatagtctttaaagcaatggacttaccttttcttgtttgaggaagtgaagattcatatgtttgcaaagaacccaccagttcttctacctttattgcatccagatctttactttcttcaattgcagtaactttgggtcgaaatctttcaggtaaagaccttagaatctttcttacaactcttgaatcttccaccttttctccaagattgaacctggaattcacaatatcatttagtttagaataaaaatcatcaaaactttcCTCTTCCAGCATTTTAATCTCCTCAAATTTGGAAGTTAgcaattgtaattttgagttcttcacaatttttgttccttcatgtgtaacctccaggatatcccatgcctctttagcaatctcacacatggagattctcttaaaTTCTTCTGGAGATACAGCCATGAATATAGCATTCAGCCCCTTGCTATTCCAATTACAGTTGGTGATTTCTTCTTTCGTCCAATCATCAATATTTGTTTCTGGTCTGGTCCAACCTCGTACAACCGCGTTCCACACTCGCTCATCTAATGATTTGAGAAAGGCTCGCATGCGTACTTTCcaatatgcataattttcacCATTGAAGTGCGGTGGGGCAGTCAATGATGACATATTGCaggggcacggatcacactcgaaagagtgaaccacgctctgatgccaaatgaaattcccaatgtacccctgtaaaaccacgaaattgtctaccaatttccttgaacaaattagttagatctcaattataaagattatgaaatgaatcaaatactttaaaataaataatcaaacttgcaagacacaacgattggttacgaagggaaaccctttaaagaactctttaaaggtaaaaccctacggggcagccaaacccaggaaagtcaatctcattatttgaagaacaattacaagtaataatcaattacaaaacctttgcaattcgactctcttacttgcctagacaaacgacccgtttgtcttctaccacagtagcagccagaacctctggcgatcttcaaatgttgacctccctttttggaactccaaaggctgaaacccaatcgatgttgcttcgcactcaaagcacgatcacactcaagaagatatgaaaaatcccatgaaaattctcaagtgaattttctctcataaacacacagaatatcctctgtaaaattcgtggcttgaagtccttgaggagatacaaaaccgagttccctttaaatagaagatctgaaaaCAGTTCTAGTtgtagtaggactctgctgacggttagcaacagacgcgaaaacgcgtcccgacggactgctaacatttcgggataacttcttctgatatagactgaattctgttccgatttcttctggataagtgtactgctaacagaactcgattttgacttcaggaacttatctaaacaactcctaatatttctagatagactcaacattgtttagacatttttacattcatccaacaataataaataatatgataagataagccttatcattcactcatctaatcctagccaactttTTTACCTTTACACACAATATTCTAATTACGATAGTGagaattttactttctttttggaATTCTAACCAAAGTTACGGGGAATGTTTATAACTTTATACGGACTTTAAAGGTAGAGAtgtcaaatatatttttggaaTTCTAATCAAAGATTTCCTCGGTCCACAAAATTGTAAGAGCGGTTTAAAATATGCAAGAGAAGCCTTTTATCTATGAGTTTTACTATGTACAAGTGAATTTACATACCAATCTGGCGTACCAACACTGATggttttatattcaaaattcaaattagtactattttcaataaaatctactttctgACAAATTACATTGGATGGGTGCACATATTGGTGCGTAGAATcgtttacaactaaatttttcctttatCTAGACCTCTAAGGtcagtttgaatttaaaattcacTCTAACTCAtgttatttaatcattataatatttttaaattttcacataaactataatatataattcaattttaaaaatcgtTTTAATTTTCTGTGAAATAGTAattcaaagaaattattttaatttcttcaacCCAATTTACAAAGTGAATTTTGTCAACGCCCTTCTATTAACGAGGAAAAATACAATATATGTCTTCCAACTAATCACGGTTTATACTTTACAAACCAAATTactaaaactaatatattgtGGCCTCAAATTTCTagtaacactgtttttaatagcTGAGCTATAGCCCTCATCATAATACCTAGACCAAAGCATAACCCCTCCATATTTTGAAGAACTCTTGATAGAAGGCAAAACATCACTATTAAGCACATCGGGAGGAATGTAGCCACCCCCACCTGCTGGACCAGCTAGCAACCCCAGAAATATCTGCCCAGCTTGAATAGTGTTCCACTGATTCCAATGGGTCTTCAGGATTTCTGCATTGCCAGAGTAGTGACAGGCTTTGTTGTTATAGAATTGGATCCAGACATAGTCAAACAGGCCAGTGTCTAGTGCTCCTTTTAGCCAAGCATCTGGGAATGGACACTGTGGTGCTGCTGTTAAGTAGACCTTTTTCTGTTGGCTAAATGCAGACAGCGCCCTTGTGAGCTCGTCCCAGTGTTGGGTTGTGCCTCGCACGATATTGTAGTCAATGCCATCTAGAAGTGCATCACCCAATGGACGGGAGCTGGATTGACCCCCAAGAAAGTTGTTCCACAAGTAGTTTGCAACACTCCTGCATAGTATTTATTGAAAGTCCATGAAGCTGCTGCTTTGGAGAGTCAACACACACTCAGCATGGGCTAAATCAGCATTTGATAGCAGCTCAGCAAGAAAGGAGGAAGAATGTTCTAGAGGATAGTAGAGAGGAATATTCTAGTGTATAATTTTTTGTCTTCTTGTACaactgtatttttatttttcagtcgAGCTTGTTAACTAAGGTGTACAGATAGAATTTTTTCTGTTAGTTGTCATTTTCTTTGTAAGCTTATATAAGCAGGTTTTGTATAGACATTTAAACAAGCAAAACTTTCTTCCGTTCATTTTCCATCGTTTAGCCTAGATATTTGGTGATCTTCTTTACATTATTTGCATTTCCTTTATGGTACCAGAGCTCGGTTATGGAAGATCTTAACTCAggcaaccaaaattaaaaccaaaaccCAAACTCAAATATTCATGACCCTACTCATCCAAGCAGCCCATATTTCATGCTCGTCACTAGTAGCTTGGATGCAAGCAACTATATTACTCATAGGCTTATCAATGAAGAGGgcattacaaataaaaaataatgtaaaaactGTTGTGTTGGCATATTCAGATGACAAATCTTAATTCAATTGAGCCGTAATTGGTTTTGGGAGAATTTTAATCAAAATTGGATAGGCAATTCAAGACACATTCAGTTTGCTAGCCTTCTGAAAGACCCGCAATCTTCCTGAGACTAATATACAAGGTTTGCTCAACACTCTCAACATCCACTAGAGTGAATTTTACGCAAAAAGTTAGCTTGATATGCGTGAGAGTCAACAGTCAGTGAACTAGCGCTGAGTTTAACACGCAGAAAGTTTGTTAAAACATCTATTTACATTGTACAACATTAGGTGTATACGTATATAAGTAAGGGGAATAAGGTTAACGTGTCAAACACTGCAATGTCAATGCGAAGTAAAGGGAAAAGCAATACTTGCCTGGCATCACGGGTTGAGGAAAGGGTGTAGTTGCTACCACCGCCTCCAATAGAAAGCATCACCTTGAGGCCCTGGTTTTGGCAAGCTCTGATGTCGTTGCTCAAGCCAGTACACCCATTTGTGCTTGGGTCACAATGGCTGGCAAGGTTCATCTGTGGGATCTGGCCGTTGCCAAATGTTACCAGGAAACCTATGTTCACTATACCATAATTCCCAGTGGCGCAAGCATCAGCCAAGCTGCCCTCATTTCCATTCTGGCCCCAGTACACAGAGATCATGCCTGCCTTTGAGCCTGTGAAGAGGGCAACCATTAAAAGGCTGAACAAGGCTAATGGGGTCTGCAACTTTCGAGCCATTATTGTGCTTTGCTAGTTACTGCTTCGGATTGAAAATTAATGGGGAAGGGAGCtctatttataatttgacaGGCATATTGgaatacaataaaaaatgacTTTATTTTCTCCCAATTAATACGTTTTGGGGAAGAAGATTGTCAAGAAAACGTGTCAAGCTAAAACGGTAGAACCACAAAACTACATAAAATTAGAATCTTATTAAAATTAGAATCTTATGCAATACAAAATGTCCTTGTCAGTCCCTGAACTTTCACTTCTGAGGTTGAATGTCCAAGGACAATTTGAGTCTATTTCTGGGGAAAATTGCAGGAAAATTTACTGTATGAGTGGCGGTGTAAAAATGGCTCAAATTTCTTGGAATTTGGCATAAGTTTCCAAGTTTTTAATGACTTGCGCGTGAAGACTTGACCGTCAACTTCGTCAGGTAATATAAATTATGTTCATTTGTCGAACACTCTAAATGACGGCCCGCGTGGGGCCAGCAGCTTGATTCTAATAGGAAACTGTCTAGTACGTCTCTAGAAGGGGGAAGATGACAGGAAAGTCTTGCAGGAACGCATGCTAAAGGGGTTCCGATGAGCCAGAAACAAAGAAGGGGTTTGGTGGGTTTGGTTTCAAAAgcatatacattatattattcCTCGCTGTCA
Coding sequences within it:
- the LOC122310698 gene encoding acidic endochitinase-like, yielding MARKLQTPLALFSLLMVALFTGSKAGMISVYWGQNGNEGSLADACATGNYGIVNIGFLVTFGNGQIPQMNLASHCDPSTNGCTGLSNDIRACQNQGLKVMLSIGGGGSNYTLSSTRDARSVANYLWNNFLGGQSSSRPLGDALLDGIDYNIVRGTTQHWDELTRALSAFSQQKKVYLTAAPQCPFPDAWLKGALDTGLFDYVWIQFYNNKACHYSGNAEILKTHWNQWNTIQAGQIFLGLLAGPAGGGGYIPPDVLNSDVLPSIKSSSKYGGVMLWSRYYDEGYSSAIKNSVTRNLRPQYISFSNLVCKV